A genome region from Myroides fluvii includes the following:
- a CDS encoding ribonuclease HII, which yields MLLHHYSEVLYEAGTDEAGRGCIAGPVTAAAVILPPDFTNEILNDSKQLSAKSRYSLRSIIEEQALSYGVTHLHEDVIEELNILHAAIKAMQESVYQLKPMPEFLLVDGNKFTPIPNIPHQCIVKGDAKYLSLAAASVLAKTYRDDYMNQIHEEFPMYNWKKNKGYPTQEHRAAILEYGPCKYHRKSFKLLPDQLKLDL from the coding sequence ATGTTACTACATCATTATTCAGAAGTATTATACGAGGCTGGAACCGATGAAGCTGGTAGAGGTTGTATTGCCGGACCAGTAACTGCAGCGGCTGTTATTCTCCCTCCAGATTTCACCAATGAAATCTTAAATGACTCCAAACAGCTTTCAGCAAAGAGTCGTTATAGTCTGAGAAGTATTATTGAAGAACAGGCCTTAAGTTATGGTGTAACGCATCTACATGAAGATGTAATTGAGGAATTGAATATCTTACATGCTGCCATCAAGGCTATGCAAGAAAGCGTATACCAATTAAAACCTATGCCCGAATTCTTACTCGTAGATGGCAATAAATTCACCCCTATTCCCAACATTCCCCACCAGTGTATTGTTAAAGGCGATGCCAAGTATTTGAGTTTAGCTGCCGCCTCTGTGTTAGCAAAAACCTATCGCGATGATTACATGAATCAAATACACGAAGAATTTCCGATGTACAATTGGAAGAAAAACAAAGGATATCCAACACAAGAACACCGAGCGGCCATTTTAGAATATGGCCCGTGTAAATATCACCGAAAATCATTCAAACTTTTACCTGATCAATTAAAGTTAGATCTATAA
- a CDS encoding SusC/RagA family TonB-linked outer membrane protein, translating to MRSKLKWTLVLVMALMVQFAFAQEKTLKGVVSEEGMPLPGVTVVIQGTQMGTQTDLDGNYSLKVKQGDVVSFSFIGLKDVTYKVGAANAYNVSMTTVEDMLEEVVVLAYGQVKTKNQVTGNAVAIKGDAVAATPMASADQALQGRVAGLQMSASSGSPGAKQNIRIRGRNSMTATNEPLYVIDGIPMYDGDFSGGNQGTDSPSTSLSLLATINPADIESMTVLKDAGATAVYGARGTNGVILITTKRGKTGETKFNFATRVGFQNNAVKGPRLLSSNEKEEIFLDGVYRTYGTREEGGFAREETGAFALANFSKSGNYGNWIAAGRPDNDWGDYVKNQDAPLTSMNFSATGGSDRHNFYASLSHDKIESTVIGSDFRRIGASLSFMQKINDKIEFNTSIKVTNTKQNGISEGGAYFSNPNYIKLVMNPWNPLYNEDGSYYLPNSGYHNVVYTTKHNQTLNDVTRVINSNSISYAITDNLKFTSSMAIDYTLADFSEYRNPVHGDGKNYQGTTVKAARNNFNYVAQNGLDYKFYLGENHQFNTKVLVEYQKSKRSFFEGSGQILLEGFNSLAAAAANKDVAYDFLDDANLGYVGIINYNYQNRFLVDLTGRREGSSKFTDRIGYFYSVGGAWNMHLENWMANQSTISTMRFRGSYGTNGNSQINPNQYVRRADVVSYDGEAALVPTQIGGPIGWEKQEKMDVGFMMGMFEDRFTFGATYFESKTSDLLYKKSLSKMSGFESQMMNMGAMNNRGIELELNAEIVRSKDFNISVGANFGTVRNRITEMPVIDGVEMADYKSYTADVKGHAVSEWYMPTWAGVDAQTGQPTWYDADNKKTSVYKNAESRFQGASALPKFTGGANVHVDYKGFYLDGMFTFAGGHKVYEQYAFKTAGTTSAIISSNASSQMLDRWQNPGDITDVPVVEYKATGGNENFTDPSTRFLYDGDYIRLRNVTLGYNFNSAFTRALNLDGVTLSVIGTNLWTWVKDKGLKYDPEVDATGYVSVATPPVKSIVFSVNVKF from the coding sequence ATGAGATCAAAGCTAAAATGGACTTTAGTGCTAGTTATGGCACTAATGGTACAATTTGCATTCGCTCAGGAAAAGACGCTAAAAGGGGTTGTTTCTGAGGAAGGTATGCCTTTGCCTGGAGTTACTGTGGTTATCCAGGGAACCCAAATGGGTACACAAACCGATTTAGACGGTAATTACTCTTTGAAGGTAAAACAAGGAGATGTAGTATCTTTTTCCTTTATCGGGTTAAAAGATGTTACTTATAAAGTAGGTGCAGCTAACGCTTATAATGTGTCGATGACTACAGTCGAAGATATGTTAGAAGAAGTTGTTGTTTTGGCTTATGGACAGGTTAAAACAAAAAACCAAGTAACAGGAAATGCTGTTGCAATTAAGGGAGATGCAGTAGCGGCTACGCCAATGGCATCTGCGGATCAAGCGTTACAAGGACGTGTGGCTGGTTTACAAATGTCTGCTTCTTCTGGTTCGCCTGGAGCAAAGCAGAATATTCGTATTCGTGGACGTAACTCCATGACTGCTACAAATGAGCCTTTATATGTTATTGATGGTATTCCAATGTATGATGGTGACTTTTCTGGAGGAAACCAAGGGACAGACTCTCCTTCAACATCTTTGTCTTTATTAGCAACAATTAATCCTGCTGATATTGAGTCGATGACTGTTTTAAAAGATGCAGGTGCAACAGCAGTATATGGTGCTCGTGGTACCAATGGAGTTATTTTGATTACAACAAAAAGAGGAAAAACAGGAGAGACGAAGTTTAACTTTGCAACCCGTGTAGGATTTCAAAACAATGCGGTTAAAGGACCACGTTTATTGAGTTCAAATGAGAAAGAAGAAATTTTCTTAGATGGAGTGTATAGAACTTATGGAACTAGAGAAGAAGGTGGTTTTGCCCGTGAAGAAACTGGGGCTTTTGCTTTAGCTAACTTCTCTAAATCTGGAAACTACGGTAATTGGATCGCTGCTGGTCGTCCTGATAATGATTGGGGAGATTATGTGAAAAATCAAGATGCACCACTGACAAGTATGAACTTTTCAGCTACTGGTGGTAGCGACCGTCACAATTTCTATGCATCATTGTCTCACGATAAAATCGAAAGTACCGTAATTGGCTCGGATTTTAGACGTATTGGAGCTTCATTGAGCTTTATGCAAAAAATCAATGATAAAATAGAATTTAATACGAGTATTAAAGTGACGAATACCAAACAAAATGGTATTTCTGAAGGAGGAGCTTATTTCTCAAACCCGAACTATATTAAATTAGTAATGAATCCATGGAATCCATTGTATAATGAGGATGGTTCTTACTATTTACCAAATTCAGGGTATCACAACGTAGTGTATACAACGAAACACAATCAAACGTTGAATGATGTAACACGTGTAATTAATTCAAATTCGATTAGTTATGCGATTACAGATAATTTGAAGTTTACTTCTTCTATGGCTATTGATTATACTTTAGCTGATTTTTCAGAGTATAGAAATCCAGTTCATGGAGACGGTAAAAACTACCAAGGAACTACTGTGAAAGCAGCTAGAAATAACTTCAATTATGTGGCTCAGAATGGTTTAGATTATAAATTCTATTTAGGAGAAAATCACCAATTCAATACAAAAGTTTTGGTTGAATATCAAAAATCTAAACGCAGTTTCTTCGAGGGCTCAGGTCAAATTTTGTTAGAAGGATTTAATTCCTTAGCAGCAGCGGCAGCAAATAAAGATGTAGCTTATGACTTTTTGGATGATGCTAACTTAGGTTATGTTGGGATCATCAACTATAATTACCAAAACAGATTCTTAGTTGACTTAACAGGAAGACGCGAAGGTTCGTCTAAATTTACAGATCGCATTGGTTACTTCTATTCAGTAGGAGGGGCTTGGAACATGCATTTAGAAAATTGGATGGCTAATCAATCTACTATTTCAACGATGCGTTTTAGAGGGTCTTATGGTACTAACGGTAACTCTCAGATTAATCCAAACCAATATGTGCGTCGTGCTGATGTTGTTTCTTATGATGGTGAGGCTGCTCTAGTACCCACTCAAATTGGTGGACCTATCGGATGGGAAAAGCAAGAGAAAATGGATGTTGGTTTCATGATGGGTATGTTTGAAGATCGTTTCACTTTTGGTGCTACGTACTTTGAAAGTAAAACAAGTGATTTGTTATACAAGAAAAGTTTGTCAAAAATGTCTGGATTTGAATCTCAAATGATGAACATGGGGGCAATGAACAACCGTGGTATTGAACTTGAATTAAATGCGGAAATCGTTCGATCAAAAGATTTCAATATTTCAGTTGGTGCTAACTTTGGAACTGTACGCAATAGAATTACTGAAATGCCTGTGATTGATGGTGTAGAAATGGCAGACTATAAATCATACACTGCGGATGTTAAAGGACATGCTGTTAGTGAGTGGTACATGCCAACATGGGCAGGAGTAGATGCTCAAACTGGACAACCTACGTGGTATGATGCTGATAATAAAAAGACTTCTGTGTATAAAAATGCAGAATCTAGATTTCAAGGAGCAAGTGCGTTGCCTAAATTTACAGGAGGGGCTAATGTACACGTAGATTACAAAGGATTCTATTTAGACGGTATGTTTACATTTGCAGGTGGTCATAAAGTATATGAGCAATATGCATTTAAAACGGCGGGTACTACAAGTGCTATTATTTCATCGAATGCGTCTTCGCAAATGTTGGATAGATGGCAAAATCCTGGAGATATTACGGATGTACCTGTGGTAGAATATAAAGCAACGGGTGGAAACGAGAATTTCACAGACCCATCGACGCGATTTTTATATGATGGAGATTATATTCGATTGAGAAATGTCACGTTAGGATATAACTTTAATTCAGCTTTCACAAGAGCATTAAACTTAGATGGAGTGACACTTTCAGTTATTGGAACCAACTTGTGGACTTGGGTGAAAGACAAAGGATTGAAATATGATCCAGAAGTGGATGCTACAGGATATGTGAGTGTAGCTACTCCTCCAGTGAAATCAATTGTGTTTTCTGTAAATGTTAAGTTTTAA
- a CDS encoding RagB/SusD family nutrient uptake outer membrane protein, with translation MKKIIFSILTVALLSSGLTSCSDDRLDATLEGSRDIEAKPIETATDLRATVSGAYYRMVNVAYYGRDIIIYSEVRGDNAYAAAGFSNRFQNVSGFNLTATHTFPADTWKKIYEVISSANLAIGAEVKTGNETEIKQGKAEAYAIRALAHFDLLRIYGQQYVGDKGLDALGVPYITRFGELDTKNYKRISVKEVRDNIYKDLEEALKLVDKNASNKKRFTQQAIYGVKSRVALFFGAFDESDYTIAMESAKSAMDLGGDVIPESSYIGSFSAEGIQSNTVFELAQDNVNNPGNNSLYNIFSYDGYGDVVGLGENLQALFENQNDIRSSEKMQGYNNVVQNEKGSYKKIGANQYIKLTKEELDGEVAVDPSIRYDLEYYRNFGKYTRISANIKVMRYEELLLNYVEAAARTNTDEGVALSLLNKLASERYLGKPAAKYTTLTLEAVLTERRKELVFEGFRFEDQMRNKENMAITPQVIKEIKYGSPKLAFPIPRNEINASKIDQNEGY, from the coding sequence ATGAAAAAGATTATATTTTCAATTTTAACGGTAGCTTTACTATCTTCTGGACTGACGAGTTGTTCGGATGATCGTTTAGATGCTACCTTAGAAGGTTCTCGCGACATTGAAGCGAAACCAATAGAAACTGCAACTGATTTGCGTGCAACAGTATCTGGAGCGTATTATAGAATGGTGAATGTTGCTTATTATGGGCGTGATATCATCATCTATAGTGAGGTTCGTGGAGATAATGCTTATGCAGCGGCTGGATTTTCTAACCGCTTCCAAAACGTATCTGGATTTAATTTGACTGCTACGCATACATTCCCTGCAGATACGTGGAAGAAAATTTACGAAGTAATTAGTTCGGCTAACTTAGCAATTGGAGCAGAGGTTAAAACAGGTAATGAAACGGAAATTAAGCAAGGAAAAGCGGAAGCTTATGCTATTCGCGCTTTAGCTCATTTCGATTTATTGCGTATTTATGGTCAGCAATATGTTGGTGATAAAGGATTAGATGCTTTAGGTGTTCCTTATATTACGCGTTTTGGTGAATTGGATACGAAAAACTATAAACGCATTTCTGTAAAAGAGGTTCGCGATAATATCTACAAAGATTTAGAGGAAGCGTTGAAATTAGTTGATAAAAATGCTTCAAACAAAAAGCGCTTTACACAACAAGCAATTTATGGTGTGAAATCAAGAGTAGCGTTGTTTTTCGGTGCGTTTGATGAATCTGATTACACGATCGCAATGGAAAGTGCTAAATCAGCCATGGATTTAGGAGGAGATGTTATTCCGGAAAGTTCTTATATTGGTTCATTTAGTGCAGAAGGAATACAAAGTAATACGGTATTTGAATTAGCGCAAGACAACGTTAATAATCCTGGAAATAACTCCTTGTATAACATCTTTTCATATGATGGTTATGGAGATGTAGTTGGTTTAGGTGAAAACTTGCAAGCGTTATTTGAAAATCAGAATGATATTCGTTCTTCCGAGAAAATGCAAGGATATAACAATGTAGTTCAAAATGAGAAAGGGAGCTATAAAAAGATTGGAGCGAATCAATATATCAAGTTGACAAAAGAAGAATTAGATGGTGAGGTAGCAGTGGATCCTTCTATTCGTTATGATCTTGAGTATTACCGTAACTTCGGAAAATACACGAGAATAAGCGCTAATATCAAAGTAATGCGTTACGAAGAATTGTTGCTTAACTATGTTGAGGCTGCAGCGCGTACAAATACTGATGAAGGTGTAGCTTTAAGTTTATTAAACAAATTAGCTTCAGAGCGTTATTTAGGTAAACCAGCAGCTAAATACACTACACTTACATTAGAAGCTGTATTGACTGAAAGACGTAAAGAATTAGTTTTTGAAGGATTTCGCTTCGAAGATCAAATGCGTAATAAGGAAAACATGGCTATTACTCCTCAGGTAATAAAAGAAATTAAATATGGATCGCCTAAGTTAGCTTTCCCTATTCCACGTAACGAGATTAATGCAAGTAAAATTGATCAAAACGAAGGATATTAG
- a CDS encoding SusC/RagA family TonB-linked outer membrane protein, whose amino-acid sequence MRSKIKWIYASIMILLVQVGFAQEKTLSGVVSEEGMPLPGVTVVIKGTQMGTQTDLDGKYSIKAKQGEVLVFSFIGMKEVKHTVGGANVFNVAMVADEHQLEEVVVTAMGIKRSAKALGYATQELKAADINKTENSSLSGALQGKLAGVQITPSSGAPGASSQIVIRGARSFTGNNTPLYVIDGMPIESTAPISTGNSTSGADIANRAIDIDPSDIETINILKGQAASALYGIRASNGVVVITTKSGRGLKEGKPVISFTSTSSFESLSKKPSLQKTYGQGVDGKYDPYSSMSWGPKISELPNDPKYGGNVANDLNGGVLRPGQYYVPQLAEAKLNPWVTPGVYDNIDAYFRTGKTLTNNFNISQNTGKTNYSFGLANTTQEGIMPGTEMKRTTIKFSGETKLNSEWTTGFAGSYITSDVRKASAANNSVLPGIWGAPVSFDQKGTPIHTDKSIYEQIHYRVGSFNNPYWAAEHNEFSEKTGRFYGNANIAYAPEISADGSKNLTFRYQAGIDTYTTHYRDVYEFGSGHDLSGETANIKLRGITNTVANSLFTINYDMLLGDDFRFDIMVGNEFNETSLKMYDDFGGGLNFGGWPTIGNAMSVTTKEIREMKRNVGFFSNVGLSYRDMIFLNGTIRKDIVSTMPRGNRDFVYPSVSLGFVLTELEGLKGNSVLSFAKLRGSYAEVGQAGDYLKDYYYTPSYAGGFWSSNPILYPLDGAVGYIPNTMIYDPNLKPQNTKSWEFGGDFRFFDNRFGIDYTFSRQDVKDQIFPVPLAGSTGASSFVTNGGKIHTISHEITAFVTPVQTQDWQWTINANFSKIDSKVDELKEGVENIVLGGFVEPQIRAQAGDRFPVIYGTSFARDDNGRILVDDKGMPIVGTAKALGEVAPKFILGGSTSLTWKSWNLSATVEWKNGGKMYSGSNMGMKLYGVDSSTGNRDQSFVFDGVYKDANGNSVENNVAITNETRAKYENIMSGITESNVYDASFVKLRDVSLGYKFDKIWKDKVDLRVSAFARNLLLWSKMPNLDPESSQGNNNMSGGFEHYSIPQAKSIGFSVNVTF is encoded by the coding sequence ATGAGATCGAAGATTAAGTGGATTTATGCGTCCATCATGATCCTACTTGTACAAGTAGGGTTTGCGCAGGAAAAAACACTATCTGGAGTGGTATCAGAGGAAGGCATGCCACTGCCAGGGGTAACGGTTGTGATTAAAGGAACCCAAATGGGTACACAAACCGATTTAGATGGTAAATATTCCATAAAAGCCAAGCAAGGTGAAGTGCTTGTCTTTTCGTTCATTGGAATGAAAGAGGTGAAGCACACCGTTGGGGGTGCTAATGTGTTTAATGTAGCTATGGTTGCTGATGAGCATCAGTTAGAAGAAGTAGTTGTAACAGCTATGGGAATCAAACGAAGTGCAAAAGCGCTAGGTTATGCAACACAAGAATTAAAAGCGGCTGATATCAACAAAACAGAAAACAGCAGTTTATCAGGAGCATTACAAGGGAAGCTAGCCGGTGTTCAAATCACTCCATCAAGTGGTGCGCCAGGTGCGTCTTCTCAAATTGTAATTCGCGGAGCTCGTTCATTTACAGGAAATAATACGCCTTTATATGTAATTGACGGGATGCCAATCGAATCAACAGCACCTATTTCAACAGGAAATAGTACTTCAGGGGCAGATATTGCTAACCGTGCTATTGATATTGATCCAAGTGATATCGAAACCATCAATATCTTAAAAGGACAAGCAGCTTCTGCTTTGTATGGTATTCGTGCATCCAATGGGGTAGTGGTAATTACAACCAAGAGCGGTAGAGGACTAAAAGAAGGAAAGCCGGTCATTAGTTTTACATCAACCAGTAGTTTTGAGAGCTTGTCTAAAAAGCCAAGTTTGCAAAAAACCTATGGACAAGGGGTGGATGGAAAGTATGATCCTTATAGTTCAATGTCTTGGGGACCAAAAATTTCGGAGTTGCCAAACGACCCTAAGTATGGTGGTAATGTAGCGAATGATTTAAATGGAGGAGTTCTACGTCCTGGACAGTATTATGTGCCTCAATTGGCAGAAGCAAAGTTAAATCCTTGGGTAACACCAGGCGTATATGATAACATTGATGCTTATTTTAGAACGGGAAAAACCTTGACGAATAATTTTAATATTAGTCAAAATACGGGAAAAACCAATTATTCCTTTGGTTTGGCTAATACGACTCAAGAAGGTATTATGCCGGGTACAGAAATGAAGCGTACGACGATTAAATTCTCAGGAGAAACCAAATTGAATTCTGAATGGACTACGGGTTTTGCAGGTAGTTATATCACCAGTGATGTAAGAAAAGCCTCTGCAGCAAATAACTCAGTATTACCTGGAATTTGGGGAGCACCTGTGAGTTTTGATCAAAAAGGAACGCCAATTCACACAGATAAGAGTATTTACGAGCAAATTCATTATCGCGTTGGGTCTTTTAATAATCCTTACTGGGCTGCAGAACACAATGAGTTTTCGGAAAAAACAGGTCGTTTTTACGGAAATGCCAATATTGCCTATGCGCCTGAGATTAGTGCGGATGGGTCAAAAAATTTGACTTTCCGTTACCAAGCAGGGATAGATACGTATACGACACATTATAGAGATGTATATGAGTTTGGATCTGGACATGATCTTTCTGGAGAAACAGCTAATATTAAATTAAGAGGAATTACTAATACGGTAGCTAACTCTTTATTCACCATTAACTATGATATGCTATTAGGGGATGATTTCCGCTTTGATATTATGGTCGGAAATGAGTTCAATGAGACGAGTTTGAAAATGTATGATGATTTTGGTGGAGGTTTGAATTTTGGAGGTTGGCCTACTATTGGAAATGCTATGAGTGTTACTACAAAAGAAATACGTGAAATGAAGCGTAATGTTGGTTTCTTTTCAAACGTAGGATTGTCTTACCGCGATATGATTTTCTTGAACGGTACGATTCGTAAAGATATTGTATCGACTATGCCAAGAGGAAATAGAGATTTCGTCTATCCTTCGGTATCATTAGGTTTTGTGTTGACAGAGCTGGAAGGATTAAAAGGAAACAGTGTTTTGAGCTTTGCGAAATTAAGAGGATCTTATGCGGAAGTAGGGCAAGCAGGTGATTATCTAAAAGATTATTACTATACACCTAGTTATGCGGGAGGTTTCTGGAGCTCTAATCCAATCTTGTACCCATTAGATGGAGCGGTTGGGTATATTCCTAATACAATGATTTATGATCCTAACTTAAAACCACAAAATACGAAATCGTGGGAGTTTGGAGGGGATTTTAGATTTTTTGACAACCGTTTTGGAATCGATTATACTTTCTCACGTCAAGATGTAAAAGATCAGATTTTTCCAGTGCCATTAGCTGGATCAACAGGAGCATCGAGTTTTGTAACCAATGGGGGGAAAATTCATACCATTTCCCATGAAATTACCGCTTTTGTAACACCAGTGCAAACGCAAGATTGGCAATGGACCATCAATGCGAACTTCTCTAAAATTGATTCAAAAGTTGATGAATTAAAAGAAGGAGTAGAAAATATTGTATTAGGAGGGTTTGTGGAACCCCAAATTCGCGCACAAGCAGGGGATCGTTTTCCTGTAATTTACGGAACTTCTTTTGCTCGTGATGATAATGGTCGAATTTTAGTAGATGATAAAGGGATGCCAATCGTTGGAACTGCAAAAGCTTTAGGAGAAGTAGCACCAAAATTTATTTTAGGTGGTTCTACGAGTTTAACTTGGAAAAGTTGGAACTTAAGTGCAACGGTAGAATGGAAAAATGGAGGTAAAATGTATAGCGGATCCAATATGGGGATGAAGCTATATGGAGTTGACTCTAGTACAGGAAATCGCGATCAGTCGTTTGTATTTGATGGAGTTTACAAAGATGCAAATGGCAATTCAGTTGAAAATAATGTAGCAATTACAAACGAAACACGTGCAAAATACGAAAATATCATGAGTGGTATTACGGAGAGTAATGTGTATGATGCGAGTTTTGTGAAATTACGCGATGTGAGTTTGGGCTATAAATTTGACAAGATTTGGAAAGATAAGGTAGATCTAAGAGTATCCGCTTTTGCCCGTAACTTACTGTTGTGGTCAAAAATGCCAAATTTAGATCCAGAGTCTTCGCAAGGAAACAACAATATGAGTGGTGGTTTTGAACATTATTCTATACCGCAAGCCAAGAGTATTGGTTTCTCCGTTAATGTTACATTTTAA
- a CDS encoding SusD/RagB family nutrient-binding outer membrane lipoprotein, which translates to MKRIKYILASIVVAALALQSCSEDKMDDINKNKNDPEFMESKFILTEVMTKTGFSITGGDLAFYASIYTELLGGTFNQFYNAQERLGEPSASTTYNNQWNAIYVNLRSLKLVEQKCSAGGEEAGNYHTLGVAQILKAYNLALLTDLFGDVPYSEALEPLKNPQAKIDRQEDIYKAVFQLLDDGIENLAKKSEYPNLGKQDLVYTNGDVTSWTKAAYGLKARYLMRMSLKNPDYQGVIDNVDKSFTFSEGDFKYQVPGVNYPFYLVYRARKGMYASKTYYDLMQKLDTADPRLNDYFIKVGKDDPKVVLVDHAKDVTQSQSVYSPSALSYSTATDLKNATNAVYLMSYHELLFLKAEAQARLGIPQANATLQAAVDAGYLDKKQSITYVRYVPKPNEPKPINGYNRNLPTNLAGDDLLKRIAQEKYLSAFEVESIEMYNDIRRWKAMGENLIELQHKDPAKFPKRFSYGNSDVSNNPHVRAAYGDGNYVYTDDVWWAGGTR; encoded by the coding sequence ATGAAAAGAATTAAATATATTTTAGCAAGTATAGTCGTGGCGGCTTTAGCATTGCAGTCTTGTTCGGAGGATAAAATGGATGACATCAACAAGAATAAAAATGATCCTGAATTCATGGAATCTAAATTTATCCTTACAGAAGTGATGACTAAAACAGGATTCTCTATCACAGGAGGCGATTTAGCTTTTTATGCGTCCATTTATACAGAGTTATTAGGAGGAACGTTTAATCAGTTTTATAATGCACAAGAACGATTGGGAGAGCCTTCGGCTAGTACAACATACAATAATCAATGGAATGCTATTTATGTCAACCTGCGAAGCTTGAAGCTTGTCGAGCAAAAATGCTCAGCAGGAGGGGAAGAAGCAGGTAACTATCATACGTTAGGTGTGGCTCAAATCCTAAAGGCATATAATTTAGCATTGTTGACGGATTTATTTGGTGATGTACCTTATTCGGAGGCACTTGAGCCTTTAAAAAATCCGCAAGCGAAAATTGATAGACAAGAAGATATTTATAAGGCTGTATTTCAATTGTTAGATGATGGAATTGAAAATTTAGCCAAAAAATCAGAGTATCCTAATTTAGGGAAACAAGATTTGGTTTATACAAATGGAGATGTAACAAGTTGGACAAAAGCAGCTTATGGATTAAAGGCGAGATATCTTATGCGAATGTCGTTAAAAAATCCTGATTATCAAGGGGTTATTGATAATGTGGATAAATCTTTTACTTTTAGTGAAGGGGATTTTAAATATCAAGTTCCTGGAGTAAACTATCCTTTTTATTTGGTTTATCGCGCTAGAAAGGGGATGTATGCATCAAAAACCTATTATGATTTGATGCAAAAGTTAGATACAGCTGATCCGCGTTTGAATGATTATTTTATCAAAGTAGGGAAGGATGATCCTAAGGTGGTATTAGTGGATCACGCAAAAGATGTCACACAATCACAGAGTGTTTATTCACCTTCAGCGTTGAGTTATAGTACAGCAACAGATTTGAAAAATGCAACGAATGCGGTTTATTTAATGAGCTACCATGAACTGTTATTCTTGAAAGCCGAAGCACAAGCTCGCCTAGGAATTCCACAGGCGAACGCTACCTTACAAGCAGCAGTTGATGCAGGATACTTAGATAAAAAGCAAAGTATTACTTACGTTCGTTATGTGCCAAAGCCGAATGAGCCTAAGCCTATTAATGGATATAATCGTAATCTACCTACTAATTTAGCAGGTGATGATTTGTTAAAACGCATTGCTCAAGAGAAGTATTTATCCGCTTTTGAGGTTGAAAGTATAGAGATGTACAACGACATCAGAAGATGGAAAGCAATGGGAGAAAATTTAATTGAATTACAACACAAAGACCCAGCTAAATTCCCTAAGCGTTTTTCGTATGGAAACTCGGATGTGTCAAATAATCCACATGTAAGAGCAGCTTACGGTGATGGTAATTATGTGTATACGGATGATGTTTGGTGGGCAGGTGGAACAAGATAA